One genomic segment of Ipomoea triloba cultivar NCNSP0323 chromosome 9, ASM357664v1 includes these proteins:
- the LOC116030652 gene encoding uncharacterized protein LOC116030652, whose product MEDQNFFVGQEFRDVKAFRSAIKEAAIAQHFELRIIKSDLVRYIAKCASEGCPWRIRAVKLPNAPTFAIRSLEGAHSCGKNAQNGHHQASVDWIVNFIEERLRQDINYKPKDILHDIYERYGITIPYKQAWRAKERGLQAIYGSSEEGYCLLPAYCEQLRKANPGSVADVCTAGADNRFQQLFISFNASLCGFLNGCLPIIGLGGFLLKSKYLGTLLSATSFDAEGGLFPLAFGVVDVENDESWMWFLSRLQKALEMNSSQIPEFVFISDGQKAITDAVKRKFPKSSHAICMRYLSESIAKEFKNSRLVNLLWKAAYATTTTGFKEKMAEIEEVSSDAAKWLQQYPPSCWALMHFESTRYGHFSSNTEEFNQWILEARELPIIQVIQRIHSKIMEEFEARRAKSNAWFSFLAPSTERRVLEAMDSASKYQVLRSDEVEFEVLSAERSDIVNIGTHSCSCRDWQLYGIPCSHAIAAIISCGKDVYAFTQKYFTAESYRATYAGEVRPIPNKIAWKKEGELTINDDARIVRPPKFRRPPGRPEKKRLCVEDMNREKHTVHCSRCNQTGHYKTTCKAEAVKSIEQF is encoded by the coding sequence ATGGAAGATCAGAATTTTTTTGTTGGTCAAGAATTCCGTGATGTCAAAGCCTTTCGTAGTGCAATCAAAGAGGCTGCTATTGCACAACACTTTGAGCTTCGCATCATAAAAAGTGACCTTGTCCGTTACATTGCAAAATGCGCATCAGAAGGATGTCCATGGCGCATACGTGCAGTTAAGCTTCCAAATGCCCCTACATTTGCAATACGAAGCCTTGAAGGAGCGCATAGCTGCGGAAAAAATGCACAAAATGGGCATCATCAGGCTTCTGTGGATTGGATTGTGAATTTTATAGAGGAACGACTTCGCCAGGATATAAATTACAAGCCAAAAGATATTTTGCATGATATCTATGAACGATATGGGATAACAATACCATATAAGCAAGCATGGCGAGCAAAGGAGCGTGGGCTGCAAGCTATATATGGTTCATCTGAAGAAGGATACTGTCTTCTACCAGCATACTGTGAGCAACTAAGAAAGGCCAACCCGGGAAGTGTTGCAGATGTATGTACTGCTGGGGCTGATAATCGCTTTCAACAGCTGTTTATCTCATTTAATGCTTCTCTGTGTGGATTTCTTAATGGTTGTTTACCAATCATTGGACTAGGTGGATTCCTGCTTAAGAGTAAATACCTTGGCACCCTACTGTCAGCCACCTCTTTCGATGCTGAAGGTGGTTTGTTTCCACTTGCCTTTGGTGTTGTTGATGTGGAGAACGATGAAAGCTGGATGTGGTTCTTATCGCGGTTGCAGAAGGCATTAGAGATGAATAGTAGCCAGATACCAGAGTTTGTCTTTATATCTGATGGGCAGAAAGCCATCACAGATGCCGTGAAAAGAAAGTTTCCCAAATCTTCTCATGCAATTTGTATGCGGTACTTGAGTGAAAGCATTGCTAAAGAGTTCAAGAATTCCAGGCTTGTAAATCTCCTGTGGAAAGCTGCATATGCCACCACCACTACTggttttaaagaaaaaatggcAGAAATTGAGGAAGTTTCTTCAGATGCAGCAAAATGGCTTCAGCAGTATCCTCCTTCGTGTTGGGCATTGATGCATTTTGAATCAACACGATATGGTCATTTCTCTTCCAACACTGAAGAGTTCAATCAATGGATTCTCGAGGCCCGGGAGCTTCCCATAATTCAGGTGATCCAACGGATTCATAGTAAAATAATGGAAGAGTTTGAGGCACGTCGTGCAAAGAGTAATGCATGGTTTTCCTTTCTTGCCCCATCCACCGAGAGGCGGGTTTTGGAGGCCATGGACTCTGCTTCCAAATATCAAGTACTAAGATCAGATGAAGTAGAATTTGAAGTCTTATCAGCCGAACGATCAGACATTGTGAATATTGGCACCCATTCTTGTTCTTGTCGCGACTGGCAGCTGTATGGGATACCCTGTTCTCACGCCATCGCTGCCATCATCTCATGCGGAAAAGATGTATACGCCTTCACGCAGAAATACTTCACCGCTGAAAGTTATCGCGCAACTTATGCAGGAGAGGTGCGCCCCATCCCTAATAAGATTGCTTGGAAGAAAGAAGGCGAGCTCACGATAAACGATGATGCCCGCATTGTCCGGCCTCCAAAATTTCGTCGGCCGCCTGGCCGGCCTGAAAAAAAGCGACTGTGTGTTGAGGATATGAATCGAGAAAAGCACACTGTCCATTGTAGCCGGTGCAATCAAACGGGGCATTACAAGACAACCTGCAAAGCTGAGGCTGTGAAGAGTATCGAACAGTTTTAG
- the LOC116030362 gene encoding receptor-like protein kinase 7, with the protein MVFFFLIPFWNFTDVTNLISLSIEMPAGSFFRRWLFPRGFMFLVSLCMVLQSSRGDDFQLLMQFKSSLKDESSRVFDSWTTRNRLCNFTGIVCDSNRMVKEISLPQEELSGIVSFDSVCGLESLEKLDLGANFLYGRVTDHLRNCSRLEYLDLSNNSFSGEFPDLSVLNQLKFLNLNATSLSGRFPWKSLENMTSLGFLSLGDNVFEKSPFPLEVLKLEKLYWLYLTNASIEGEIPEGIGNLTLLENLQISQNSYLSGKIPDGITKLTRLWELELHENQLTGKIPVGFGNLTNLVYFDASANYIEGDISELKSLTQLQSFQMYGNNLSGEIPVEFGEFKSLVELSLYRNRFTGTVPQKIGSWAPFQFIDISENFFTGPIPPDMCKQGQLTDLLVLQNKFTGGIPGNYAGCSTLVRLRANNNSLSGTVPVGIWSLPSLEIIDLRLNQFEGPIASGIGEAKSLAQVFLANNRFNGPLPERLSEASSLVSINLSSNNFSGGIPENIGELKKLNSLILDHNLFSGNIPVSIGSCVSLNEINLAGNSLSGEIPASIGSLTSLNSLNLSDNQLSGEIPVALSSLRLSLLDFSNNRLTGHIPSSLSMVAFNGSFSGNPGLCSEDTRSGVRPCSSHSSRSKGHRTVIICLLVGIVVLIILGACFVFTKSKHKNQQIPARKSDSWNIKQFHILSFSEDQVVKALKQENLIGKGGSGNVYKIVLDNGKQLAVKHIWKSENPGADHRRSLSSSPMLSVRKDRRSKEYDAEVAALSSIRHVNVVKLYCSITSEDSNLLVYEYLPNGSLWDRLHSSNKTKMDWLVRYEIALGAARGLEYLHHGCDHAMIHRDVKSCNILLDEKMKPKIADFGLAKILEASIASIDTSCVIAGTHGYIAPEYAYTSKVNEKSDVYSFGVVLMELVTGKKPVEPEFGENNNIAQWVCSRLMGNKESMMDMVDSSFSVGFKEDAVKVLKIAMHCTARLPSLRPSMRMVVQMLEDADPCKLTGIVVNSEDDNEKF; encoded by the exons atggttttttttttcttgattccGTTCTGGAATTTCACCGACGTAACAAACCTTATCTCTCTCTCCATCGAAATGCCGGCGGGCAGTTTTTTCCGGCGATGGCTATTTCCGAGGGGTTTCATGTTTCTGGTATCTCTCTGTATGGTTTTGCAGTCCAGTAGAGGTGATGATTTTCAACTACTTATGCAGTTCAAGTCGTCCCTGAAAGATGAAAGTTCGCGCGTGTTTGATTCATGGACGACTCGGAATAGATTGTGCAACTTCACGGGGATAGTCTGTGATTCTAACCGAATGGTTAAGGAAATCAGCCTTCCACAAGAAGAGCTGTCGGGGATTGTTTCGTTTGATTCGGTTTGCGGGCTTGAGTCTCTGGAGAAGCTCGATCTCGGGGCGAATTTCTTGTACGGGAGGGTTACTGATCACTTGAGGAATTGCAGCAGATTGGAGTACCTGGACTTGAGCAACAACTCGTTTTCAGGGGAATTTCCGGATTTGTCTGTGTTGAATCAGCTCAAGTTTTTGAATCTCAATGCGACTTCTCTTTCAGGTCGTTTCCCCTGGAAATCGCTTGAGAATATGACGAGCCTAGGTTTCTTGAGTTTGGGAGATAATGTGTTCGAGAAAAGTCCATTTCCCCTGGAGGTTCTGAAGCTGGAGAAGTTGTATTGGCTTTACCTGACAAATGCTAGCATTGAGGGCGAAATTCCAGAGGGAATTGGGAATTTAACTCTGCTTGAGAATCTTCAGATTTCGCAGAATTCTTATCTGTCTGGAAAAATCCCTGATGGAATCACGAAACTTACCAGGCTTTGGGAGCTTGAGCTGCATGAGAATCAGCTCACAGGGAAGATACCAGTGGGGTTTGGGAATCTCACTAACCTTGTCTACTTTGATGCTTCAGCCAACTATATTGAAGGTGATATCTCTGAGCTCAAATCCTTAACCCAACTTCAATCCTTTCAGATGTATGGGAACAATTTATCAGGTGAAATTCCAGTTGAGTTTGGAGAGTTTAAATCCCTTGTTGAACTCTCACTTTATAGAAACAGATTCACTGGCACAGTTCCTCAGAAGATTGGGTCTTGGGCACCTTTTCAATTCATTGATATTTCTGAGAATTTTTTCACTGGTCCCATACCCCCTGACATGTGCAAGCAGGGCCAGCTGACTGATCTTTTAGTGCTTCAGAACAAGTTCACAGGTGGGATTCCTGGAAATTATGCAGGCTGTTCGACATTGGTACGTTTAAGGGCGAACAACAATTCACTTTCAGGCACAGTCCCAGTAGGAATTTGGAGTCTGCCAAGTTTAGAGATCATTGATCTCAGATTGAATCAATTTGAAGGCCCTATTGCCTCGGGTATTGGAGAAGCTAAATCTTTAGCACAGGTGTTTCTGGCAAATAATAGGTTCAATGGTCCATTGCCAGAGAGATTATCAGAGGCTTCTTCACTGGTTTCAATCAATCTGAGCTCAAATAACTTCTCTGGTGGAATCCCAGAGAATATAGGTGAACTCAAGAAGCTAAATAGTCTTATTCTCGACCACAACTTGTTTTCTGGCAACATTCCTGTTTCAATAGGGTCATGTGTTTCCTTAAATGAAATAAACCTTGCTGGAAATTCCCTTTCTGGGGAAATTCCAGCCAGTATTGGCTCTTTGACTAGCCTGAACTCTCTGAATCTCTCTGATAACCAGCTTTCTGGTGAGATCCCAGTAGCCCTTTCGTCATTGAGGCTTAGCCTTCTTGATTTCTCCAACAATAGACTGACAGGCCACATACCAAGCTCTTTGTCAATGGTGGCATTCAATGGAAGCTTTTCTGGAAATCCTGGGCTCTGCAGTGAAGACACCAGAAGTGGTGTCAGGCCATGTTCATCCCATTCTAGCAGGTCGAAAGGGCACAGAACAGTCATAATTTGCTTGCTGGTTGGAATAGTTGTTCTGATCATTCTGGGAGCTTGTTTTGTGTTCACCAAATCTAAACACAAAAATCAGCAAATCCCAGCAAGGAAAAGTGATTCTTGGAATATAAAACAGTTCCACATCTTGAGCTTCAGTGAGGATCAAGTAGTCAAGGCATTAAAGCAAGAAAATTTGATTGGAAAAGGTGGGTCAGGAAATGTCTACAAGATTGTCCTTGACAATGGGAAACAACTAGCAGTCAAGCACATCTGGAAATCAGAAAATCCCGGCGCCGATCACAGGCGTTCTCTCAGCAGCTCCCCCATGCTCTCAGTCAGGAAAGACCGGCGGTCAAAGGAGTATGATGCAGAGGTGGCTGCCCTGAGCTCAATCCGGCACGTGAACGTGGTGAAACTCTACTGCAGCATCACGAGCGAGGACTCGAATCTTCTTGTTTATGAATATTTGCCTAATGGAAGCTTATGGGACCGTCTGCATTCCAGCAATAAAACCAAGATGGATTGGTTGGTGAGATATGAGATCGCGTTAGGCGCTGCCCGTGGCCTGGAATATTTGCACCACGGGTGCGACCACGCCATGATCCACCGAGATGTCAAGTCTTGCAATATTCTCTTGGACGAGAAAATGAAGCCTAAGATTGCAGATTTCGGACTGGCGAAGATTTTGGAGGCCTCCATAGCCTCTATTGACACTTCATGTGTCATAGCAGGAACACATGGTTATATTGCGCCAG AATACGCTTACACAAGCAAAGTGAACGAGAAAAGCGACGTGTACAGCTTTGGAGTGGTGTTGATGGAGCTGGTGACGGGGAAGAAGCCGGTGGAGCCAGAATTTGGGGAGAACAATAATATAGCTCAGTGGGTATGTAGCAGGCTGATGGGAAACAAAGAGAGCATGATGGACATGGTGGATTCCAGCTTTTCAGTAGGGTTCAAAGAAGATGCTGTCAAGGTTCTGAAGATTGCAATGCATTGTACTGCTAGGCTGCCATCACTGAGACCTTCCATGAGGATGGTAGTCCAGATGCTGGAAGATGCTGACCCCTGTAAGCTCACAGGCATAGTTGTGAACTCTGAGGATGATAATGAGAAATTCTGA
- the LOC116028473 gene encoding proline iminopeptidase, with protein MKIGTAFHSKILLHFHSPPATPPRKYSPLSFHQPIFSFHHTNLNLRSGRRNLVLRSQNLDFKVDEELMDLKKDSLELNRNLYPAIEPYSTGFLKVSDLHSIYWEQSGNPSGHPVVFLHGGPGGGTSPSNRRFFDPEFYRIILFDQRGAGKSTPHACLEENTTWDLVADIEKLREHLEIPEWQVFGGSWGSTLALAYSQSHPDKVTGLVLRGIFLLRKKEIDWFYEGGAAAIFPDAWEPFRDLIPENERNCLVEAYHKRLNSDDPETQNAAAKAWTKWEMMTAHLLPNEENVKRGDDDNFSLAFARIENHYFINKGFFPSDSFLLDNLEKIQHIKTMIVQGRYDVCCPMMSAWDLHKAWPEAELTVVRDAGHSANEPGIAAELVAANEKLKNILKGIA; from the exons ATGAAGATAGGAACGGCTTTTCACTCAAAGATCCTTCTTCACTTTCACTCGCCGCCTGCTACACCGCCGCGAAAGTATTCTCCGCTCTCATTTCATCAACCAATCTTCTCCTTCCACCACACAAATCTTAACCTACGCTCAG GGAGACGGAATTTAGTGTTGCGTTCTCAGAATCTGGATTTCAAGGTTGACGAGGAACTAATGGATTTGAAGAAAGATTCATTGGAATTAAATAGGAATCTTTACCCGGCAATAGAGCCATATAGTACGGGTTTCTTGAAGGTTTCTGATCTTCACAGCATATACTGGGAGCAGTCTGGTAATCCCAGTGGGCAT CCTGTTGTTTTTCTCCATGGAGGTCCAGGGGGTGGAACTTCACCAAGTAACAGGAGATTCTTTGATCCTGAGTTCTACCGGATCATTCTATTTGATCAG AGAGGTGCGGGTAAAAGTACCCCCCATGCTTGCTTGGAGGAGAATACTACGTGGGACCTTGTTGCGGATATTGAAAAACTAAGAGAGCACTTGGAAATCCCAGAATGGCAG GTCTTTGGTGGATCGTGGGGTAGCACACTTGCTCTTGCATATAGCCAATCACATCCCGACAAG GTTACTGGCTTGGTCCTCAGAGGGATATTTTTATTGAGGAAGAAGGAAATTGATTGGTTTTATGAGGGTGGTGCTGCTGCAATATTTCCCGATG CATGGGAGCCTTTCAGAGATTTGATTCCcgaaaatgaaagaaattgcCTAGTTGAGGCATACCACAAGAGATTAAATTCCGATGATCCCGAAACACAA AATGCAGCAGCTAAGGCATGGACCAAATGGGAAATGATGACTGCTCATCTTCTCCCTAATGAAGAAAACGTAAAGAGAGGAGATGATGACAACTTTTCGCTG GCATTTGCAAGGATCGAGAACCACTACTTTATCAACAAGGGATTCTTCCCTTCGGATTCTTTCCTGCTAGACAATCTTGAAAAGATACAGCACATCAAAACCATGATTGTTCAG GGTAGATATGATGTTTGCTGTCCCATGATGTCAGCTTGGGATCTTCATAAGGCTTGGCCCGAGGCTGAACTCACA GTTGTTCGTGATGCGGGGCATTCTGCAAATGAACCCGGAATAGCAGCAGAGCTTGTGGCTGCAAATGAAAAGCTGAAAAACATTCTGAAAGGTATAGCCTGA
- the LOC116028770 gene encoding squalene monooxygenase SE1-like, with product MVMMMIGGYVTYVLGCLIASFLGFFVLFNFRRQVVKKNKASGIKTTPVNGHRRTVKDDESTDIIIVGAGVAGAALAYTLGKDGRRVHVIERDLTQPDRIVGELLQPGGYLKLIELGLEDCLGTIDAQRVYGYALFKDGRSTKLSYPLEKFESDVTGRSFHHGRFVQRMREKAATVPNIRLEQGTVMRLVEEDGTVKGVQYKNKDGQELTSYAPLTIVCDGCSSNLRRSLCDPKVDIPSCFVGLLLENCQLPFVNHGHVILADPSPILFYPISSTEIRCLVDVPGQKVPSLASGEMANYLRTKVAPQIPPELHEAFVAAIEKGNIRTMINRSMPANPQPTPGALLMGDAFNMRHPLTGGGMTVALSDVVVLRDLIRPLQDLNDAPTLCKYLESFYTIRKPVASTINTLAGALYKVFCASPDEARQEMREACFDYLSLGGIFSNGPVSLLSGLNPKPLSLVLHFFAVAVYGVGRLLIPFPSPNRLWLGTRLISGASGIILPIIRAEGVRQMFFPATVPAYHRAPPVNLE from the exons atggtgatgatgatgattggtGGGTATGTAACGTATGTTTTGGGCTGTTTGATTGCTTCCTTTCTTGGGTTTTTCGTGCTTTTCAACTTCAGAAGACAGGTTGTCAAGAAAAACAAAGCTTCTGGCATTAAGACGACGCCGGTAAACGGCCATCGCCGGACGGTGAAAGACGACGAGAGTACCGATATCATCATCGTCGGCGCCGGCGTTGCCGGTGCTGCTCTTGCTTACACGCTTggcaag GATGGACGCCGGGTTCATGTCATAGAAAGAGATCTGACACAACCAGATAGAATTGTTGGTGAGCTTCTTCAACCTGGAGGGTACTTAAAACTAATTGAATTAGGGCTTGAAG ATTGCTTGGGTACTATTGATGCTCAGAGGGTTTATGGATATGCACTTTTTAAGGATGGGAGAAGTACCAAATTGTCTTATCCCTTAGAAAAATTTGAGTCTGATGTCACAGGAAGAAGTTTTCACCATGGGCGTTTTGTTCAGAGGATGAGGGAAAAAGCAGCAACCGTTCCAAA TATAAGGTTAGAACAAGGAACTGTGATGCGTTTGGTTGAAGAAGATGGAACTGTGAAGGGAGTTCAATACAAGAACAAGGATGGGCAAGAATTGACTTCATATGCCCCTCTTACAATTGTTTGTGATGGCTGCTCCTCAAATCTGCGACGCTCTTTGTGTGATCCCAAA GTGGATATCCCTTCTTGTTTTGTTGGCTTGCTCCTGGAGAATTGCCAGCTTCCATTTGTGAACCATGGACATGTTATCCTTGCAGATCCTTCTCCAATCCTGTTCTACCCCATCAGCAGCACTGAAATCAGGTGTTTGGTTGATGTTCCAGGGCAAAAAGTCCCCTCTCTGGCCTCTGGAGAAATGGCAAATTATCTGAGAACTAAAGTGGCTCCTCAGATCCCTCCAGAGCTCCACGAAGCTTTCGTGGCAGCGATCGAAAAGGGAAACATCAGAACAATGATCAACAGAAGCATGCCTGCAAATCCCCAACCCACTCCTGGGGCTCTTCTCATGGGAGATGCCTTCAACATGAGACATCCTTTGACTGGAGGGGGCATGACTGTTGCATTGTCAGATGTTGTTGTTCTTCGCGACCTTATTAGACCTCTGCAGGACTTAAACGACGCGCCCACCTTGTGCAAGTACCTCGAATCCTTTTACACCATTCGAAAG CCCGTTGCATCCACTATAAACACTCTAGCCGGTGCGTTATACAAAGTGTTCTGTGCTTCCCCTGATGAAGCTAGGCAAGAAATGAGAGAAGCATGCTTTGATTACCTAAGCCTTGGAGGGATTTTCTCAAATGGACCTGTGTCTCTACTTTCCGGTCTGAACCCCAAGCCTCTGAGCTTGGTATTGCATTTCTTCGCGGTGGCAGTGTATGGCGTTGGGCGCCTTTTAATCCCCTTTCCTTCGCCTAATCGGCTGTGGTTAGGGACAAGGCTGATCTCT GGTGCATCTGGGATTATCTTGCCTATCATAAGAGCAGAAGGAGTTAGACAAATGTTCTTTCCAGCTACAGTCCCAGCCTACCACAGAGCTCCTCCTGTTAATCTAGAGTGA